The DNA sequence TAATGTTTGGGCGATGAAACGAgagtttgtttttaaaatatttttataaacttttttgtaaatattatttatatagaaaatattttttagttttaaattttaaatttatcatttaattattatttaaatacaaaaaaagtaaaattttacagttttaaataaaatataaaacttaatGCAgtctttctaaatttctaaaaacataatattaacaaaatatatttaacttttaatattataatatttttacttatttatttttaaatttgaaaaaatatctaaactcaaatctaatattaaaaaataatgagaaatgcTACAGCCTaaacagatttaaaaaaaataaatttacaaattgacatgATGTCGTATAATATATGaggtctattttataataaaaataattttataatcaaatctaacgtaatatatcaaattaatttataaatttaattttcttgtatcACTAAATGGCTCAGGGATTTCTCTTCTACTAATGTTCATGAAGGTGTCCGGCACTTTAGTTACGTTTGGACATTAAAACGAAAtggaataaaaaatttgtaaaaagtaaaataatatatgaataatagtcaaataatttaagttaacatgatttatgtaatttaagaaatgagatagaaaaaattaaaaaaaaatatatagttaaaatattattaaaatataattttttaatattatttttgttttggaagttgaatttttttttgtgtgtgttttgtttgaaatattgaaaaaattataataattagataattattaaatgaaaaattaaaaattaaagaaaatatttattatttaaataataattaaatataaaattagatgTGTTGGGGGCTATGTAAACGGTAGGGACagagaaaaaaaactaaaattaatataatgattTAGGCTGGTATAGTTAACAAAAactaaactatctcatttcatagaattattataatttttttaaattttcataaaagtataataaatcattcaatttttttaaattttaaaacaaaactaatattaaaaaaattatattataataataatatcaataaaacatTTCTTCTCATTTATACTGAGTAACTAAATGAGTCCTTAGCGCCTCTTCCGCCATTACTATACGCAAGCATTAGAGTCTCAGTGGTACTTAATGCGATTTTAGGGATAATTATTAGGATCTTAATTATTCCTCGTCTttgcattttccttttaattttttatatttattttaaaaattaggtttattttaaagttgggagaaaataaatatatgaataaggATTTTGGGTTTTGCAGCACCGCATTTGTGAAAAGtctattttggttaatttcaaCAATTTAATAAGTTTTAGCGTCCGTATAATATTTAagacaatatttatataaataataaaatacataagaaACAACTTTAcatgtataaattatttctctAGTAAATTCGGACCACACTTGGTATTTTCACTTCCAAATAATTTGGTATCCGTACTCTAATAATTGGTCCGGATCCGTACTCTCCCTCTCATTTTGCCTCAATTTATAGAGTCCATGGCTCTCATCAAATTGATGCACAGACAAAGATGGCTACAAATCCCAGCAGCAGCGAGACCGAGACGATAATTAGCTTGAAGCTTCTCGTAGACAAAAGCTCAAACAAGGTGGTGTTTGCAGAGTCCGGAAAGGAATTCGTGGACTTCCTCTTCGGACTTCTACAGGTACCTCTCGGTTCCATCATCGCACTTCTTCGGGATAATGACTTGGCACCTGGGTCAGGGTCCCTAGGAAGAGTCTATGAGAGTATCGAAAACCTTGACCCCTCCTATCTTCTTCCAAACCAAACCAAGGGTTCTCTCTTGAACCCTAAACCAGCATTCCAATCTTCAAGTCTTACCCCTCCATTGCTGCAAAATTTCGTTTCACCTGACCAAGAGATCAGGACTGAGTCCGTTGTGTATTACGTGAGTCCCCTAGATGGGCTTTTTGGTGATCTGCCACGAACTAGCCGCCGCGCCAAAGGAATTCCAAACAATACTGAGAAAGGGTATGTTAGAGGTGTGGTGACATACATGGTTATGGATGATTTGACGGTGAAACCCATGTCAACCATTTCTAGCACTGCCCTTCTGATCAACACTTTAAACATCAAAGACATGGGTTCTGTCCAGGAGAAGAAGGTGGAGATTGACATTAAGAAGGTTAGATCTagttaattctttctttttcttccgaGAAGAAAAAGTGTTTTTTAAATGTTTCTACTGTCATTTTTGATTTTGAGTTTGTGCTGCATGCATTCTAGGGCTTGGAGCTGCTAAAGGTTTCACTCTATTCCACCACAGTCTTGACAGACGTTTTCCTTGGGCACAGGGATCTTTAGTATTTAGTAATCTTTCAAGCCAATTCGAAGAAACATGACTATTTAGTATGGGTATGTGTGTAAAAGTATTTTGCAAGGGAAGTTCTTCATCCATGATTTAAATGGTTTtaggaagaaaaataagaatttctgGGTTGTGTGTATGTAACTAGATCTGGGTTTTAGTAAAGATCAGAGCTATGTATTTCCTTTGATTCTCCTTATGGTTAATCATTCTGGTAATTCTTTTTCGTTTCTTCTTATCTTGGAAAATagttctttaaaaatattaggaTGATTTAAGAGAAAATCTTTATACCAGTCGATCTGTTTTTCCTCAAATAACAGCTATCCTATTGAAGGTTGACACGTTAATAATCTATTGTACTTACAGTGGATCAGCATGCATGATACAAAATCATCACTCTTTCAATTCTTCGGCTGAGTCCATTTGTCTCTCTTCTCGGTCTCTCTCTCAAGCCGTCGCTGTGGATCTGTTTCTCTCCTTTCTCTCACTATCGCTCTCTCTATCATCACCGTCGCGATTAATAATTTTGCGATTTACAATTTCCTTGCTCCTCTACTTCTGTGACCCGAGTCTTCTTCCTAAACTGCATCTTCCATCGCCTCACAAGGTAACACTACTCCACTAGTAGATATGACATGGGATATTGATGATGAACACAGGCCTGTGCAGGGAGGTTGGTGGAGAAGAAAGAAGGTGAAGGGACAGGCAAGAGAAGGTCTGCCTCCCATTGGTTGGTGTAAAAAGCATATATTCTGAAGGTTTTGGTCGTACGGTGGGATGGCTTATGTTTTGGCAATTATCCGGTGTGATGGCTCTTATGAGTTTTGTGTAGAATTGCTGATGTGGCGCATTTTTATTAGTGGCTGTTAAAGCCTTTGGAACAGATAGACCGTTTAGAAggaattttgttatatacaaacacaatcgcgtactaatctgtatactactactgatttattcatatttaaaatttaaattaatactatttttaataaaatatattttttaatcaatcacattacattagtgtacagattagtacacaattgtactTATAACAATATTTACCTGAAGAGCCACTCATGATTTAAACGGTCATTTTTTAccaaattttttcatctttcatgCTAAAAACAATTTACAATTTAAAACGGATGGAAATTACGTCTTTTGTCaactttaaattcattcttatatatatatatatataatatttatatagatatatatgtaccaacgaaagaaaaataataatttgaaacaAGTAATAAAAGCTAATTCAATAGCGCCCAtgcaatgaaaaataatttagttGACATAGAGAAGAAAACCTCAATTAAATTTGAGTACGTAAAATGTGACATGTTCTCACTATTACGTAAACGGTAAATCCAAACATATCAAATTtataattaacaagaaaatgcaCTCAATTATgggaaaaatcaaaatattattcACAACTAATTAAAGTTTGACacgtttatatttttttccctttcatattttccttcaattaattaaaaatctaaaatatgaaaaaatgtaaaaattcttatttataattatttaacagAGAATCCCAAGtattaaagttataaaaaaggAAAGTATATGGCTTAGGCCTCTAGTCATTAGTTTTTGATAAAGTGATCTAATTATTATTAGCTGTAAAGATCTCAAATGATGTGGTGATCTCAGATAATTGAATCGATATgttaatagtaatattttaataaatcacattaaaatgtatttgaatgtaaatagattttttttttcttttctcaacaaagTAAAAACTTTCATAAATAAACTAGTGATTACAAGATACAAGTTTTTAATGGGATGAGAGTCCCCTACAAGCTTCCCAAAATCAACATGTtacaacatgaaaaaaaaaaataaataaaaaagaagaagaagaaaaaaaaagaaaaagaagaagaggttTTTGGAGCTAAAAAATTGGCCCCCACAAGGGGAAACTGCTTGGTGACGGTTTTAATATAGGCTTATAAACAAACTATAGAACTGTGGCTAGAAGCCTTAGTAAAGGGTTGTGTGCTGCAACTTGTTGGTTTGGATTGGTTGGAAGAAACTATCATGTCTACTTTCACTCGATCATTAGttaggaaaaatatagaaagTAAGAACATAGGAAAGTAATCGGAAACTATGTCGAATCGCCGGCAAGGGGTTATCACTGGCGATGGTGGCGCGTGCACCCCACGTGCCACACGAGGAGGGATAAGAACAGTTGAATCTGGAAGATTCGATGCCGCTGGTCTAGAAAATGTCGTGCGTGGTGGCAGGGGTCTTACCAAGGCACGACGACGCGGGGATCTTAGGCATGCATGTGAGGTGCACACGTCTTATGTATAAGCAGATTTCTTTAGCTACTAGGTAGATTGGCGTCTGGAGAGGCTGCTAGAGGAGCGCGTGTCAGTTTGAGATCGTTGGTAAGTAGTAGATCGGCATATATCAATGCTATTgggggaaaataaaaaagaaaaattggaaaatataGGTCTAAATGGAGACAGTGGCCgaccgcgggggggggggggcggaaGTGGGTGGAGCCGAAGCTCCAAGCCCCCTCCGCCTGGTGAACAGAACGAAATTCTGGCTAAGATGAAGAAAACTGTTTTTCAcctggagagaaaaaaaaaaaaaaaaaaaaaaagagaaaagaggaaaGTCAATACTATAATATAGGTTGAATTATATGTTTatagatataaataataaattgagaggagtttaatttttttataaaagaaattaaaaaaataatatttcatctaTAATTGATTTGGAACCAAACACACGCGGTCAAAATTCAAGTCCATATAGAAGGTATATATTTGTGTCTAAACATACACACTGCTTTACTTTTTTCTCTAATCAACAAACAGCTTTACTTTTTCCAGCTTCAAGCTTTCTGTTTACGTCTTTTTCAAACACTAGGTTCACGATGATTTCTCATCtaccaaaatatttatttttaatttttaatttttacttaataattaattaaatatttttaaatgaatatataattttataattttttaaaaatatttaaataaatggtgaaagaaaaaagaaaaaataaaagaaaagacttGAAGTGATCCGTAGACGTAACAACATCAGTTTCTTAAAGATGGCCCAAATCTTATCGGTA is a window from the Carya illinoinensis cultivar Pawnee chromosome 14, C.illinoinensisPawnee_v1, whole genome shotgun sequence genome containing:
- the LOC122293216 gene encoding uncharacterized protein LOC122293216 → MATNPSSSETETIISLKLLVDKSSNKVVFAESGKEFVDFLFGLLQVPLGSIIALLRDNDLAPGSGSLGRVYESIENLDPSYLLPNQTKGSLLNPKPAFQSSSLTPPLLQNFVSPDQEIRTESVVYYVSPLDGLFGDLPRTSRRAKGIPNNTEKGYVRGVVTYMVMDDLTVKPMSTISSTALLINTLNIKDMGSVQEKKVEIDIKKGLELLKVSLYSTTVLTDVFLGHRDL